The window CACGGATCTTCTCATTGAGCTCTCTCTCGGTCATCCCTTTCCCTGCCCAGGGAATCAGCTTCTCCATGGCAATATCATTCAGCCTTGATGATTCACGCATCAATGCCTGCTCTTTCTCATCCTTGATCATCCTTATATAATCCACAATCATAGAGCCGTTCATAAACTTACTTCCAGCACCCAATTCTTGTAATCTGAGCAAAAATCTTGCAGGCCAGATTTTGTCAATGCCGATAGCTTTATCCTTTTCAACAAACTGTGACAGAATCTCAACGCCATCCTGCACATCATTATACCATACCAGCTCAACCCCAAGATCCTTCTCCTGTGGGAACAGCTCGTTAATCATCAGTTTATGGTTTCCATTTACATTCAGGTAAAGAGCCAATAACCTCTCTCCTGGTACGATCATCTTTCCTGTCAGCCAGAAGATAGTAAGCGGATCCGCAATAATCATCTGCGGCATGTCCTTCTCTTCCATTGCTTTAAGTATTCTGTTCAACTTGCCTGTGTCCATTAATAAGTCCTCCTTTTTCTTGCACATTCCATGCAAATTTTATTAACATACCTCTATAATTGTATAGCTATTTAAGCAACATGTCAATCAGTCTGAGAGGAATCTTATTGTTATTTTTATCGCTAATTTTTTCAAATCTCCTGTAGCTTTTGACCAAATTATGATATACTTTAATCCGCAGATTTATCTGCAGGCCTTCCTGAAAAACCGGACATAGAAATGCATCCATACTTATGACTGATTCACCTGTTTTATCTCAGTTTTAGCCGGCATCTTTAAAAAGCCTGCCCATAAATATGTCTGTTTTATGAAACAATGAGGTGATAAAATTGAAGAACCTATTTAAAAATTTGTCTTTAACCTTTGTATGCCTGTGCGCATCAACGGTCCTTGCATTTTTATTTTTTCATTTTGGCCATAAGAACTCGGTCAATATTGCCCTGGTCTATATTCTGACCCTGATTATCATTGCCCTGAACACACGGGGATATCTGTACGGGATCGCAGCCGCGGTATATTGTGTAGCTGCGGTAAACACATTTTTTACTTATCCATTTTTTAAGATGGATTTCACTTTGGACGGGTATCCTGTCACGTTTTTGGGTATGCTGACTATCAGTATTATTACCAGCACAACAACTACCAGGCTAAAAAAACAAAAAGAAGCTTTGGACGAGCGTGAGCGCAAGCTTGCCGAAGCGGACAAGGAAAAAATACGCGCTAACCTTCTAAGAGCAGTTTCCCATGATTTTAGGACGCCGCTGACCAGTATTATAGGTTCCTCTGCTTCTTTTATTGAAGACCAGGAGAATTTATCCCAAGCTGAACAATTAGAACTGGTCGCCAATATAAATGAAGATGCCAACTGGCTCTTAAATATGGTTGAGAACCTCCTCACTGTGACCCGTATACAGAATGACTCTGGAAAGGTCAAAAAATCACTGGAGGTCGTAGAGGAGGTTGTGGCAGAGGCTATCCTGCGGGTACACAAACGGTATCCCGAATTAAAAATACACGTGGACATGCCCCAGGAGTTCTTAATGCTTCCAATGGATGCCACACTGATAGAGCAAGTTCTGATTAACCTTCTCGAAAATACCTGGCTGCATGCCAATAGCTCAAGGACTGTAGATATAATCATCAAAAGCACTGCCGACGAGGTTATATTTACCATACGTGACTACGGGGTGGGCCTGGATGAGTCACAGATCCCTTCAATTTTTACAGGGAATTATATCAGCAATTCAACCGACCGCCGTAAAGGCATCGGCATCGGATTATCTATCTGTAAAACAATTATAACGGCCCATGGCGGAACAATTACAGCTTCTAACCATAGCAATGGTGCTGAATTTACTTTTATCCTCCCACTGAAAGGGTGAATGAATATGACGCATAAATTTACGGTTTTAATTATAGAAGATGAAAAGAATATACAAACCTTTGTATCTAAAGTACTAAAAAAGCACGATTATAAAGTTCTCTGTACAGACCGCGGAGGTGAAGGCCTGGATATTATCCGCTCCCAGTGCCCTGACATTATTCTGCTGGACCTGGGACTTCCCGACATGGACGGAGGCGAGATTATCCGTGAAGTACGCACCTGGTCCAGCACCCCCATTATTGTTATTTCTGCCAGGACTGCAGAAAAGGAAAAAGTACTGGCCCTGGATTGTGGAGCTGATGACTATATAACCAAACCCTTCGGCACATCTGAGCTTCTGGCCCGTATCCGGGCCTCCCTCAGGCACAGTAACAAACTGATGACTGACAGTACTCTTTATATCCGCCCCTACCAAAGCGGAGGCCTGATTCTGGATTTCTCCAGGCGGCTTTTAACAATTGACGGTGAGGAAATCCATCTGACCCCTATTGAATATAAGATTGTTTCATTCCTTGCCCAAAATTCTGGGAAAGTTATGACCTATGCCGCCATTCTCGCCAGTGTATGGGGGCCTTATGCCGACAGCGACAATAAGATCCTGCGGGTAAATATGGCAAATATACGCAGGAAGCTTGAGGCAGATCCGGCCCAACCCCAGTATATTTTCACAGAGGTAGGCGTGGGGTACCGCATGAAAGAGGATGAATTTTCAGACGCCCTTTAGAGCCTTGTACATGCCTTATATCTGTTGATTAAAAAGCAGCACTATCCTGAAGTTAAAATTGCGCTAAGAACCTTTGTAATTGCTTTTCTTTCCATACTCAATCCTTTAAAATAAAAAAAGTGAAAATAAATTCAATATTAAAGGAGTGTATTTACATGGATACAGGAAATATAGGAATGATTATTTTAATGATCATAGGAGGATCAGCGGGGGTTATTTCCACTGTATATTTAGCCCTTAGTTTTCCAGCTGTGATCGTATGGAAGCTGTACAGAAAAGCGCGCTATGGGTATAAATTAACCGATTAGTAAGAAAAAAGGCTTCCCGCATTTCTACGGCCATACAGCTGCTGGCCTGATAATTCCCAAAACATTTATTTAAAAAAGCAAAAGATAAGCAGTCCTATTTTTAGGGACTGCTTACCTCAGATTGCAGACAAAATCCTTTTATTCAATATCTCTATGGGATTAAAAGCATGAGGTAATTGCTCTTAAAAAAATGATATAATACTACTTATTCCAACTATAAGCGTTACTAACCCAACCAAAAAGCCTAGAAAAGTTTGGATGGGTGTACTTTTATATTTTCCCATTAGGGATTTTCTACTAGTCAAATAAATCAGCAAAAATACAACTACTGGAAGGAAAATTCCATTAACAGCCTGAGCAGTCATAATAATCTTTACAGGTTGGAATCCTGATAATGCAACAATAATGCCAATAGCAAGAACAATAATATTTGTGAAAAAGTATCGCTTGTCACTTTTTTCAGTTTTCCATCCAAATAATCCAGATAGAACAAATGATACTCCTAGAGGTGTCCCTGTAGAGGCTGAAACACCGGCTGCTATCATCCCTATGCATAAAAATGGTTTAGCAAAACGCCCCAATAGCGGCTCTAATGCAACTGCCATATCTGCGGCAGAATTCACTTCAAGTCCACGAATAACTGTGCCTGCACTGATCATGATAGCTGCTGTTATAATTCCTCCAATTATCATTGTTACTGTTGTATCGAAACGAGAAAGTGGAAGTTGTTTTGGATCAGACCATGTTCTTTTAGAACTAGTTGCGTGAATAAACATATTATAGGGCACTACAGTCGTACCTATCATTGCCCCACATGTTAAAGCTGCGCCTTTTGGTATCCTGGGAACTAACCCTGCGAATACTTCGCTTACATCTGGCTTTGTTACTATCATTGTTACTGTAAAAACTATAGCCATAATAGTCACTGTAACAGATAGCAATTTCATAAGTGTTCCTAATATATCATTACTAATGTTTATGATTATAAGTATACAACACCCCCATACGGCAGCCACTATATTTGAAGGAATGCCTGATATGGTAGATACACCCATTGCTGTACCTGTTAAGTCTCCACCCATATAGGCAACTCCACCTAGTGATATGGAAATAGCTATAACCGCTTTCATTATGGCTTTTACTGTAGGCCTATCTTTTAAATATGAGACAATCCCGTCTGCTAATCCAGTCTGTGTAACAATACCAAACCTCGATGCCATTTCTTGTAAAACAATTACTGCTATAATAGAAAATACAACTGTCCACAATAGAGTATATCCAAAATCAGCGCCTGCTCGAGTAGCACTTGTAATTGATCCCGGCCCCATAAAAGTTCCCACAACAAGTATCCCTGGCCCCATATTTTTAAGTTTTTCCTTTAAAGTATATTTATGATACAGCACTCCATTAGCGCTAGACTTTGATGCTTTATTATCTCCCATAAAATTAGTCTCCTATAGATTTCTTTTTTAGTCTTAATTTAATAACTAAAATATCATCGAGATGCTATTATCGTTTCTAACAAAACCAATCATTTATTGTTGTCTTAACACACAGTACTTGATTCTACTGCTTGGTAATTATTTTCTGTTTTCTCCACATTTTTTGAAAGCATAATATTTAAAATTTCAATATCTGTAGATTTCATACCCTCTCTGCCTACTTCTCCAATATTGCGAATAGTACGTTCTACATCTTTTTGCACAAGACCTTCCCCATCTTCAAAAACATGATGGTTTACACTTAAATAGTGAGCCATTATGGCTGCATCTACTGCTGAAGCTATCTTCGCTGCACATGATGGTTTAGCTCCATCACAAACGATTCCTCCTACATTTGCAATAGTATTAATTATAGTTCTAGAAACCTCATCATAATCACCATCATAAAGGTATGTGATTGCTGCACCACTTCCACAAGCAGCACTAACCGCCCCGCAATAAGCAGATAGATTACCAATGTACTTTTTCTGGTGTAAGGCTGTAAGATTACTAACAACAAGGGTTCTATACAACTTATCTTTAGTCACTCCAATTTCCTT of the Luxibacter massiliensis genome contains:
- a CDS encoding Nramp family divalent metal transporter, with the translated sequence MGDNKASKSSANGVLYHKYTLKEKLKNMGPGILVVGTFMGPGSITSATRAGADFGYTLLWTVVFSIIAVIVLQEMASRFGIVTQTGLADGIVSYLKDRPTVKAIMKAVIAISISLGGVAYMGGDLTGTAMGVSTISGIPSNIVAAVWGCCILIIINISNDILGTLMKLLSVTVTIMAIVFTVTMIVTKPDVSEVFAGLVPRIPKGAALTCGAMIGTTVVPYNMFIHATSSKRTWSDPKQLPLSRFDTTVTMIIGGIITAAIMISAGTVIRGLEVNSAADMAVALEPLLGRFAKPFLCIGMIAAGVSASTGTPLGVSFVLSGLFGWKTEKSDKRYFFTNIIVLAIGIIVALSGFQPVKIIMTAQAVNGIFLPVVVFLLIYLTSRKSLMGKYKSTPIQTFLGFLVGLVTLIVGISSIISFF
- a CDS encoding sensor histidine kinase, whose amino-acid sequence is MKNLFKNLSLTFVCLCASTVLAFLFFHFGHKNSVNIALVYILTLIIIALNTRGYLYGIAAAVYCVAAVNTFFTYPFFKMDFTLDGYPVTFLGMLTISIITSTTTTRLKKQKEALDERERKLAEADKEKIRANLLRAVSHDFRTPLTSIIGSSASFIEDQENLSQAEQLELVANINEDANWLLNMVENLLTVTRIQNDSGKVKKSLEVVEEVVAEAILRVHKRYPELKIHVDMPQEFLMLPMDATLIEQVLINLLENTWLHANSSRTVDIIIKSTADEVIFTIRDYGVGLDESQIPSIFTGNYISNSTDRRKGIGIGLSICKTIITAHGGTITASNHSNGAEFTFILPLKG
- a CDS encoding response regulator, whose protein sequence is MTHKFTVLIIEDEKNIQTFVSKVLKKHDYKVLCTDRGGEGLDIIRSQCPDIILLDLGLPDMDGGEIIREVRTWSSTPIIVISARTAEKEKVLALDCGADDYITKPFGTSELLARIRASLRHSNKLMTDSTLYIRPYQSGGLILDFSRRLLTIDGEEIHLTPIEYKIVSFLAQNSGKVMTYAAILASVWGPYADSDNKILRVNMANIRRKLEADPAQPQYIFTEVGVGYRMKEDEFSDAL